In Candidatus Manganitrophus morganii, the genomic window AACATGGGGTTCGGATCATCAACTGCGCCCGCGGCGGCATCGTCAACGAGACCGATCTCTTTGAGGCTCTCAAGAGTGGAAAGGTTGCGGCGGCGGCGTTCGATGTATTCGAAAAAGAGCCGGTCGATCCGGCGAATCCTCTTCTGACCCTTGAGAATTTCATCTGCACCCCCCACCTCGGCGCGGCCACCACCGAAGCGCAGGAGAATGTGGCCTGGGCGATTGCGGAGCAGGTCGTCGATTTTCTCGTCCGGGGGGTGGTCCGTTACGCCGTGAATCTTCCCTCGGTGTCTGCGGATCTTCTCCCCAAGGTTCAACCCTACGTCGAGCTGGCCGAGAAGATCGGCTCTTTCCTGGGTCAGACCGTGGAAGGAGGGATCGAAAAGGTCACGATCGAATATCACGGCGAGGCGGGCGATCTTCAGACCAGTCCGATCACGCTTGCCGCCGTCAAGGGATTGCTTGCGCCGATCCTGGAAGAGACGGTGAATTATGTGAATGCCCCCAGCATTGCCAAAGAGCGGGGGATCGAGGTGAACGAGGCGAAGAGCAGCGACGCGGGAAATTTCTCCAGTTTGATCTCGATCAAGGTAAAGGCGGGAGGGCAGACGAAGGTCGTCGCCGGGAGCATCTTCAACAAGAAAGAGCCGCGCTTCGTGGAGATCGACGGCATGTCGTTGGAAGTCGTCCCCGAGGGGCATATGCTCTACCTCTTCAATGAAGACAAACCGGGGGTGATCGGCGGGCTGGGGCAGCTTCTCGCAAAGAATCAGATCAACATTTCCCGAATGCAGCTCGGACGTGAACGGGCCGGCGGCAAGGCGATCTCGGTCGTCGGGATCGACTCGGTCGTCTCCCCGGAAGTGCTCAAAGAGCTCAAGTCGCTCCCGCACGTCCTCTCCGTGAAGCGGGTCAAACTCTAAGAAATTACCTAAAGGGCGGGGCCGGGGATCAGGGGCCGGGGTTCGGTTTAAACTTTTTGAGTTTTTGCCGGTCCCCGACCCCTGGCTCCCGGCCCCCGGTTCTTTCAATGAAATTACCCGGTAAACCAAGAACGATGATTCCAAAGGGGGTGGCCACCTTCCTTCCCGAAGGAACGTCGAGACGCCGCGAGATCGAGCGAAAAATTCTCTCCCTCTTTTCCCGGTGGGGATATCAAGAGGTGATCACCCCCATCTTCGAATACCTCGATGTCTTCTCGCTCGGGGTGGGAGAAGAGCTCCTCAACCGCGCATATAAGTTCGTCGATCGCGCGACCGGGCGGATGATGGTTTTGCGCCCCGACGTCACCCCCCAGATCGCGCGAATCGCCGCGACCCTCCTGAACGACCAACCGCTTCCGATCCGCCTTTGTTACTCGGCGAATGTCTTCCGCCACGAGGAGGAGCATGCCGGGAGGGAACGGGAAATCCACCAGATCGGGGGAGAGTTGATCGGTCCCTCCCATGCCGAAGCCGACGCGGAAACGATCTCGCTCGCGATCGAAATCCTGCATAAGCTGGAGCTCAAATCGTTTAAGATCGCCCTGGGTCAGATGGCGTTTACGCGGGGGATTCTCCAGCCGTTTGAATCGTCGCCCGCTGCATTCAAAAGGATCTTGGGCGCGGTCGCAAAAAAAGATGCGTCCCTTCTGGAGGCCCTCTTAAAAGAGGAAAAGGTCGGTCCGAAAACGCGGAAGCAGGTCCTCTCGCTCCTGGACCTCTTCGGCGGGGAAGAAGTCTTCGCCGCGGCGAAGCCGCTCGCGGTCTCTCCCGCTTGCAAAGCCGGTCTTCGACGGCTTCGGGAAGTGTATGAGATTTTAAAACAGGCCGGACACCAGGAATTTCTTTTGATCGATCTCGGCGAGGTCCGCGGGTTCGATTATTATACCGGAACGATTTTCGAGATTTTCGCAGAGGGGGCCGGCTCCGAATTGGGGGGAGGGGGCCGATATGATCACCTCCTGGAAAAGTTCGGCGCTCCCTCCTCCTCCACCGGATTTGCCCTTCACCTCGAGCGGATTCAGTGGGCATTGGAGCAAGTGGCCGGATCGGGCCGCGACTATTCGTCGGCCGATTTTCTGGTGCTTCATACCGTTGAGGGGGCGTCCGAGGCGATGTCGCTTTCTCATCAGCTTCGCGACGCCGGTTATCGGGTGATCCGCCGAAACGGATTTCACGGCGCGGTCGAGTCTTATCTTTCCGAGGCCCGCAAGCAAAAGGTTGTGAAAATTCTCCTTCTCACGGGAGGACGCGACAAGGGGGTTCGCTCCGTGGATGTTCGTACGGGCCGTCAAGAGAGCCAAAGCCGTTCCGATTTTCTGGAATGGTTGAAATCGTCCTGATCCGATTTTTCCTTCAAACAGATTCTTAAATCTTTCGGGTGATGCCGTGATGCAGACAGACCTTTCTATTCAGAAGCTCCCTCCTCAGAACCTCGAGGCCGAGCAGGCGGTGTTGGCGGCCGTCCTCCTTGATAATCAGGCGGTCAATAAAGTCGTCGAGATCCTACGCGCCGATGAGTTCTACAAGGAGAGTCATCGAAAGATCTTCTCCGCCATGTTGGAGCTCAATGGGAATAATGAGGCGATCGATCTGATCACTTTGACCGAGCATCTCCGGCTGAAGGGGCAGCTCGACGCGGTTGGAGGGGCCTCGTATCTGGCGGAGATCCTCAACAGTGTGGCGACGGCGGCCAATATCCGGATGCATGCGAAGATCGTCCATGAAAAATCGCTCCTCCGGAGCCTGATCAGCATTGCGACCGACATCGTCACCGTCGGGTATGAATCGCAAGGGAAGGTGGAAGATCTTTTGGACCATGCCGAGCGGAACATCTTTGCTATTTCGGATAGGAAGATGCAGGGAACGTTCGTTCCTATGCGGGAGCTGGTAAAAGCCGGTTTCGAGATCATCGAGAAGCT contains:
- the hisZ gene encoding ATP phosphoribosyltransferase regulatory subunit; this translates as MKLPGKPRTMIPKGVATFLPEGTSRRREIERKILSLFSRWGYQEVITPIFEYLDVFSLGVGEELLNRAYKFVDRATGRMMVLRPDVTPQIARIAATLLNDQPLPIRLCYSANVFRHEEEHAGREREIHQIGGELIGPSHAEADAETISLAIEILHKLELKSFKIALGQMAFTRGILQPFESSPAAFKRILGAVAKKDASLLEALLKEEKVGPKTRKQVLSLLDLFGGEEVFAAAKPLAVSPACKAGLRRLREVYEILKQAGHQEFLLIDLGEVRGFDYYTGTIFEIFAEGAGSELGGGGRYDHLLEKFGAPSSSTGFALHLERIQWALEQVAGSGRDYSSADFLVLHTVEGASEAMSLSHQLRDAGYRVIRRNGFHGAVESYLSEARKQKVVKILLLTGGRDKGVRSVDVRTGRQESQSRSDFLEWLKSS
- the serA gene encoding phosphoglycerate dehydrogenase, whose product is MKVLISDSLSERGVEILKKAGLTVDVKTKLTPAQLIEEIPNYDALIIRSGTKVTKDVIAAAKNLKVVGRAGSGLDNVDLPAATKRGIVVMNTPGGNTVTTAEHSFSLLMSMARQVPQANASVKAGKWEKNKFMGMELFNKTIGIVGIGQIGSYVAKLAQGANMTVIAYDAFLSPENAKKLGVEVVDLETLFSRADIITLHVPMTTETKHMINAAAIQKMKHGVRIINCARGGIVNETDLFEALKSGKVAAAAFDVFEKEPVDPANPLLTLENFICTPHLGAATTEAQENVAWAIAEQVVDFLVRGVVRYAVNLPSVSADLLPKVQPYVELAEKIGSFLGQTVEGGIEKVTIEYHGEAGDLQTSPITLAAVKGLLAPILEETVNYVNAPSIAKERGIEVNEAKSSDAGNFSSLISIKVKAGGQTKVVAGSIFNKKEPRFVEIDGMSLEVVPEGHMLYLFNEDKPGVIGGLGQLLAKNQINISRMQLGRERAGGKAISVVGIDSVVSPEVLKELKSLPHVLSVKRVKL